A single Lolium perenne isolate Kyuss_39 chromosome 6, Kyuss_2.0, whole genome shotgun sequence DNA region contains:
- the LOC127307347 gene encoding uncharacterized protein, translated as MSYYGQQQAPVGAPPQQGYPPQGYPPQGYPPPQQGYPPQGYGQQGYPPQQQQQQQGGPSFMQGCLAALCCCCLLDACF; from the exons ATGAGCTACTACGGCCAGCAGCAGGCGCCCGTCGGCGCGCCGCCGCAGCAAG GTTACCCGCCGCAGGGGTACCCTCCGCAAGGCTACCCGCCGCCGCAGCAGGGGTACCCGCCGCAAGGATACGGCCAGCAGGGGTACCCgccccagcagcagcagcagcagcagggcgGACCTTCCTTCATGCAGGGATG CTTGGCCGCCCTTTGCTGTTGCTGTCTCCTGGATGCGTGCTTCTGA